The region CATTTTGTGGTCCATTTCCAACATCTTCTTTTGTAAGATGCTCAGGAGTGTGGCCTGACTGGGTGAAAGATTGGATGGTAGCTGATTAGGGGTTACCTTGGGTTTTGTCTGGACTTGCAGCTTTGGTTTGACATCAATGTCAGGAGGTGGGAGTTTTGGAGCTGCTGGGGGTTTAGgttttggaggaggaggtggagctagAGCTGGAGGGGGAAAGCTCACTGTTGGTGTTGGTGCCTTTTTCATGGGAGGGTCAggtggagggatggaaggaggggGGCCCACAATATCACCTAAATCATCAAACTCTGGCGGCGGAGGGAGTAATGGCATACTTAACTCCTCTTTATTATCCTCATGCTGTGTGGATTGAGACTTTGAGGGGCTTTGCTCTGCATTTCGTTTCTGCTCAACCAGGTTGTTTGTACTGTGAGCTAGACTGGCAGATGGCGTCTGATCCTTGACCAGTGCAGGACTGCTGGATTTTTCTGGAGTCTGAATTGTTAGTGTATGATCCACAGGACTGACAGACTTTGGACTCTCCTGTATTCTTTCTTGAGAAGATAGAGAAGAGTACAAGCTGGACCTTGGGGTGACAATAAAGGAATTGGGACTCGAGTCACTCGGGTGAATGCTTGCACTAGGCTGCTCATTCTTCTTGGCACTGTTTTCCCGTGACAGAGAGTTAGTCGATCTATGTTTATCTCTTTCTTTAGCCGCCATTAAAAGAGCAAGCGGGGAAGCTGCAGATCCCTCTCGTGCCCCGTTGTTTTCACTACCCCTCAGGTTGCGTAGTTTACGATCTAATAACGGACTGAACTTGCGACTTTGACTTGAAGATCCTTCAAGTATGTCCTTGGTGCTCACTTTCTGAAGCTGTGGCGATGTCCGATGTGGAATCTGGAGAGGTTTGTCTGTTTCTGGTGGTGCTGATACTGTCCCTGTTTCAGCCACCTTGTTTGGCTCAGGCAGGGGTGATTGAGAGGGTTGGGTAATTTGTAAGTTCTCTTTCAGCTCCTGTACATCTTTGGAAACTGGTTTAGGTGGGGTAGCCACTTTAGGGGCTTTTCCATCCACCTGGACAAGCACAGGGGCAGATTTGACGGACCCAGAATCTTCCAGGAATAACATCTGCTTGGGTCTATGGTCGTGATCCCCGCTGAGAATTGAGGTCTTAGGAACATTGAAaagctttgctgtgttttgggGATTGAAGGTGGACAGTGTTGGTGTCTGCACGGGGGGAGGTGGGGCAGGAGTCTGTGGTGGGGAGTCAAGGTTGGAGATAGAGGACAGTCTAATGGGTTTTGGAGGTGGTGTCTTATAAGTCTTGTGTTGCCTTTCAGAAGGGGGCTGTAGTGGGGCAAATGTTGGACGCTCAGGAATTTTGGCAGGTGGTGGACTAGAAATGGGTACGGATGACGCAGAGCAAGAAGATGGAGGCTTTGGCGGAGCCATTGGTGGCGGTTTTAAGATGGTTAAATGTTCCTCCTTCATGGAGGGTGCCGGTGAAGTGGGATTTGGAGGGGGGGTGGAAGGAGGCTGACAAGTTGACAGGTCTAGACTGTTCAGGTCACCCATGAAgtctggaggagggagagtccctggagggggtggaggtgccatagagggaggaggaggaacaaatATTTCCCCCTCCACAAGGTCAGGCACAGATATAACTGATCCATTGGACAAACGATCTCCACcgactttggaaaaaaaaaaagaagagagaataaCTGAGAAAAGTTCAGTGCTGTTGTACACTTTGGAGCAGAAGCACTTACAATATTTAACATGTGTTGCTGTCCCATGTTTCAAGCATTTACATACTATAGAAGTATTCAGAACTATGTGAGAAATGTTAGGTATGTCAATAAGAtagtaaaaatacaataaaagtcCTTGGTTAATCTGATTTGGGTCTGGGTCTGATCAGGTGTTTAAATTCTACATCAACAATGTCACATTCACTTGTATGTGGACATGGCAATAAAAGTCTTAAAATGGATAAATAACTACATAGAtcataaagaataaagaatttAATGTTGAAATGAATTCTAGAGTTAAATGTCTGATAAATCTTTAGAAATGAATGATATCCACTTCTTTCTAAATATGCTTGCCATCTGGTATGACTGTTTGGACACATTCAGGAGGGTTATTGAGCAATTCCCTGGACAAACATTTACCTGCCCTGCAACCTGTTAGAGACATTCTGATTGCTGTGATCCATCAACTGAGTCTGAGTAAAGGCGCCACAAATGATCTTCAGAGTGTAAATTCTAGCGTTTGCCATGTTAAACTTAAAGTACATATTTGAGGTGGGTAGATGCTCACCTGAACCGTTGATCTTTGGACCATTgacaggggggaggagggggactTTGGGTGTCGGGACGGCAAACCCTTGAAAACTGTCAGATGAGGactgtgaggaaaaaaacaaacaccatcagATTGATGATATTTCAACATCTGAGACTCAAGAAACAAAGCTTGGCTCAAGAACAGCAGTAAACATGAGATAAACTCTACATCCTATTCTGGGGGCGGCAAGTGTTCACTCTTAAAGTGAACAAACCAGTTCTCAACTATTGCAGTTCTCAACTATTGCAGCTCTCAACGTTCCTTAAACAGGTAAGCATGTGCAATACTACTACATGCACAATACTTGTTACATTATTAGCATCGATTGGACGAAATTGGATGCCAAATAATTGCAATGACTCTCAGGTCTTGCTATTACAAGGAACCTACTGTATAGCAGTTCACAAATGGCTCATTTGCAAATAATTTTAAGTTAAATCTGTAATAAAGCACTTCTGAATATAGTAAAATGTGTTctggcagaaaataaaactgatcgTTTTACTACAACTTAAAATTCTGTgacaaaatttgaatttgtgacgtctctttctctttgactATTCTAAGGTTTGCAATGACTAAACTGGGGGTGGAGGTTTCTAAAGGATACTTTTTGTACACCACACTTTCACATACTTCACTCATGACTTTGTGAATTAGAGGAAACACCTATTGCATTGTCTAGTGTTAAAGTGGGCCTGGCTGAGAAATCGCAGGCTGTCACGTagatacatgtgtgtttgtgtgtgtttgagtgtgagagagagagatgtgctATTCTCTTCATGATCCAAACGCcaccaaaaataaacacagactgtgttGACACAATATATGTTCATGAGAGTTAACAGGCCATTTGCCCTTcgaaagggaaaaaaatcagtCTAGCAAGACAAAACCTATTTTTACTGCTGAACCTCTTGACATCATTGTGcttaataaacacttaataaaacaTTCTTGTGAATTAGGCTGGTAATGAATAAGGATCTAAAAGTTACTGAGATACTGTTTTTCAGCTCTTTAAATGCTTTCTTGTATATAATACATCTCCTCAAATTCCTGACAgacaaataaagtttttataaatagaataaaactgCTCTCATGTACTTTATTGGCAAATTCAGCCAACAATCCACATcccaaaaaaagtcaaacaggtCTCAAGTTCAGTTAAATTAAGTTGGACATCTGCCTCACACCTTGAATGACATAACTCTCTCTTTACTAATAATCACAGGACACTTGTGTGGCTTCTTAGAAAGGTATGAACATCACAGTCAGAGGGCGTGTCAGTAAAGATGGCGTATGATCCAGTTTGATTTAATCTGTTTGTTCCCCGGGCTGTGACTCACTTTCATCTGTCGCAGCAGTCTGAGCTGTCCTGCCCGTGTGCTGCTGGGTGCGCCACGTCTGACACATGCCATTCACTGAACACTCCCAAACGCTGAGGTGTGTGAACCAGAGCAGAGAtgagctgttgtttttgtatctgCACCATGACGATGTAATGGGAAGCCTGACAGTCAATCGGACTACTAATGTATGGGTGGAGGTCAATCCTCCAAAATCACTTAAAAATGTAACCTTGCATATTAGCAGCAGGACAATAAGGCAATATGCGATTTCTACAGGTGATACACaatagtggaagaagtatttggatcttttacttaagtgaaaggACCagtaccacaatgtaaaaatactcctgtacaagtaaaagtcttgcattcaTAATTCAacttaagttaaaaaaaatattatcataaaaatgtaatttgattaTCTAAAGCAAAGGTGCTCATTATGCTGCAGAGTGGTCCCTGTAAGTGTTGTACTGTACATAAGGGACCCCGACAAGATTTCTTAATAAGGggccacaagccaaaaaggttgggaatgACTGGTTCAATCTTTTACTATTATACTATCTACTCACTATTTTTTGCAGTAAATTCTTCATTTCAAATTccattttagttttaaaattCTGTGAAACGCAAAGCACCTCTGAATGCAATGAAGGCATATTACTGTTCATGACTTTCTCTTGATTTTTGACAAATGAATTTACAGATTTAGCTGTTGTCTTACAGTGCGTTATGTAAAGAACCTGGATGGTGATACCACCTCTACTGTagacaaaatgttgttgtgaTAATGTCATTGATACCTGTCCTGGCTCTCTGCCAGTCAAACACTAAACTGTCCTTTATCAGCTGATTTGCATCTGTGCAGCTCTTCAGATTAAGAGTTCAGGATGAAGTCAACCTTCAGTTGCAGGTAGACAACAGGGTGGAGACTGTTCAGACGAATATCTTACCTTATTCCAATACCAGAAACTGAACGATACATGTGATTATCTGCAGAATACATGTATGTGCCATGAAGCTTTACTGAGATACTCACAGCGTGATGCTTGACGGTGGGTCTGGCCCGCACGCTGGCAGTTCCTGACTCGGGGATGGCTGATGACTCCAGCACCAGCTCCACATTGTCTGaggaaacaaaaagcaaaagatctgaataccctggcagctttttttttttttagcaaaacatgtttcagtttATGATTTTAGCCATTCAATTTCTGCTCACAGCTCTGTGAATAATGTGGCCAGAGGGGACGAACAATGGGGATGGTGTACAAGAACAATAAACACACCATTGCAACATTATACCGCATTTATGATAATTTTCCAGAAATCCATCCATTTCTAAAACGCCAAAAGGCTCTTGAGCACATTTCACCTGCAGTGCGCAATGGCCACGTCCAACTGATCATTGTTCTGCTTTCAGGTGAGGATTAGTACAAATCTGGCCATTGTACTGGTAATGAGATCCTGTGTGCACAGAAGTGGCCTCTTCAGTAGTTGCCACTCAACCTGATGATGCACTGTGTGATCCCAAGTGCTGTTCCAGGTAGTTTTGTTGTTGACAACTAAATAGTTTTGGGCAGCTTAACAGATGACTGTAATTAATTAGCTTTAGATATTCATAGCTTGTACTGCAAACGGAGCATCTTGAGCCTGCATTTTGGAGTCAAAGTGGCACAGAGATATTTATATAATTCTTCAATGTTGGTGGAAATGGTCAGAAAATGTCCTGATGGTCTGAATCTCCCTTATGTTCagttcaaatcaaatgaaatccTAGACCTACAGTAGGCCAAAGGGGAAAGGTGAGTTGAAAGAGCACTGAGATATAAGACGCAGTAACTAAACTCACAACAACAGCTTAAGATGTGGAAGCACAAACAGCGCAGGAAAACCATTCTGCTAAACCAACTGATAATATCAGAGGTCACTGGGGTCGACTGGGGAACAGAAATTTAGAAGTCGCGCATTCCTTTGCTGCTCATTCCAGTGTCAGTCGTCTTATTTGTCCAATAAGTGACTGACGAAAGAAACTTGTCACTGAGTGGCACTTAGCGTGCACGTTCTGACAGCCGTCTATAGCAACGATTTTCAACCGACGAGTGACCAAAGCGCTTGCCATTATAAACAAGGAGGGCCAAGTGTTTCTCCTTTACTCAACAAGTGTCATGTCGTCCCTGTGATGTTCATGCACTTAAGACCAAATATATGATGGTGTCACTCCAAAGAAAATACAACCGAGAGGTCAACTCGGAATGAGCGACTGTAGAAAGAATTGCCTGTGGTGTTAAACCAGTCAGACCAAATGATTAGTTTCCCTATTGTGCACCTGCCTGATTTAAATAGACAAATGTTCTCTCTCATGTTGTGGCTTTGCATGTTTCCTGCTCTTGCCAGTCGAATGGAACTAATGTCACGTAGAGCTGGACAATTTATCAGTGAACTGATATCAACATGTGAGAGCAGATATTATCagggatgtgtgtgttaccctAATAAGCTTTTAAGTGGTCTTTTCCTGGTCTTAAGGGCTGCTTTACATTTCAGCACGTGAGTGAAATGAACTGTGAATGCATGAATCACACTTTGTTCTTATAGTTTGGCTAAAAAATAACAACTttttaactcaaggtccacttataTCATACATCTATCTTTTTCTAGAGCTTTCAACTGCGtctcatggtcttcctcagcagatggagtttgctcagttgtaatagtatgtgtatatactgttATATGTTGTTATAGTACTAATACATGTTTCAGTCCCTAAAACAGTGTATTGATGTCAAGGTATTTAGGTAATGTGATTTTTCATCAGTATCATCCAGTCCTACTGTCAGGTTGTCATTTTTTCTTCAGGATTTCTCACCTGTCATAATTCTAGGTGATACCACAGTCACTACTTTATCATATTGATGTGTATCTGATATTACAGCTGAAGCGTATTCCCATAAACCCAAACTCCAACTGTATCTAAACAGGTCAGAACTGTGAAAATCTGTCAAGCAAACACTAAAAGCAGCAGTTTTAGACATAAATCCAAAAACAGAGTAGTTCTAGAGATGCCTGTCCTAAACCACAATCCCTTATTTCCTTAAAGCCTTGTTGAGGTAACACAAAACTACACTAAGTGAGCACAATGTGTGGAGGACAGAGGGCAGGTCAGTGTGAAGCCAGATTGGCAAGGTCACCCAGATTTACCAAGAAGAGACATTTGAGAACAGGTGTCATATGGATGActcacagctgctgctcagcaggactttaaaatactaaaatactgtTGCTGAGATTTCCATTAGGATCCACTAATCAACAGTAATGAAGTCCGCATATGGGAGCTTCGTGTAAACACCTTTGACCATGTCAACACAAGTACAAAGGTCGTGTTATTCCTCAGTAAATCACCCATGTGAACTCTTCTCATTCTCCATTATAACCCGTGGGCGCTTTGAGCAGTGTGGACTCACCCATGTCCTTGATTTTGATGTTGGTGTCGAACAGAGACTGGTTCTTCCGACCCAAAAAATTCAGCGTTCCTCGCTTCATGATTATCGAGTGGTGAATGTGTTATAAGACTGGTCGGTTCAGGCAGGATTATTGTCGCATTTTGACGGTCACCAGGTAAATCCGAGGTAAAGCAGCGACAGGTGCACCGCCGCGCGCTCCGGGCAAACCTGATTCCAGGTGATTTGGTGCAAACTTTTGTGGACGGACAGAGAAAATGGAGCTGATCccgcctcctctcctttcaccGTGCCTCcctgttggttttttttttttttttgtgagctaCACTCCCAACAGGTGAGGCCTCGGCTCTCCCTCACAGCGACATTCCAGCACAAATCTCACCTGCGTTTTACCTGCGCATTGAGCTGCTCCTGTCTGTAATGGTTTCTCACTTTACTCTCACTGCTCAGCTCAGATCACCTCGGAATGAGTCCGTCATCCTCATAAAAACTTCAAAGCACTGTGGTCTACCTACCTACTGCAAAGAAACATCAGGCCTATTTGATTAAATACATTATAACCATTGTAAATATGTTCAGGAGCACAGTCTAACTTTATCTGCATCTTCATAAAAAAGCCGTTTGATATGTGTCACTAAGGGTCAGTGTTCTGGCTATCAACAGGAAATAAGATGCTGGCGGGATCTAAGCTGGCTGCTTTGTTTCTTATGGctataatgtataataaaagTCATCAGATcataaataagtacattttatcAGACGTTATTTCTATAACACCATTCAAAACCAGAATTATAAGGTGATccaggtggaaagtaactataagtatattatatataagagTTGAGTGTTAATTTCaagcttctttcttcttctacatttcagagggaaatgttgtactttttactccactatatctATTGAAGACCTGTAGGTacaagttactttacagatgaagaagtttttatgaaatacaatgcattgttataCAGTACGTGCATCTTACATGTTACTGCATCGATGATAATCATCTAGTATAATGgtattgtataatatataataatgtaacaatgACGGAGCCCATTTTGGCTGCATAGTGAGtacttttatactttaagtacattttcttgataatacttatgtagttgcaggtgttttttcttgtaaaagAGTATTTCTAAATTGTggtattaatacttttactgaGGTAAAACATCTTAATACGTCTTCCACCACGGTTAAATACAACTTGAATGTACTTGTACTAGTATTTTCATGCTACTTTGCATGGTACTTTATAGGtgtactccaccacatttcagaggcaaatattgcaTTTGTCATTTATCAGACAGCTATACTTTGAATATcaagattttaaatataaaacctatgatcagtttataaaacatgaagcattgttatagattatataaatatatactatatgtgtattatatatagattaaactaccaaacagtgtataaagcagttaaaatttACTCCActtcaaccagctacaacattacgAGTTATgtgtacatgttaatgcatcaataataataattcaataatatacCACTGACACTGGCCCACTCTGCAgagtgagtacttttacttttaatacttgagcacattttgctgataatacttatgtatATTTACTTGAACATACATATCTCTGTGTCATTGACCCCCTCAAAATTTGAATGggggacttttacttgtaactgagTGTTTGTATAGTGTGGTGTTgctatttgtactttactttaatgATCTGAATATGACTTCCATCACTGGGTGAAGAAATTCAAGAAATTGTCAACCATGAACAGTATAAATCCACTAGAGTAAATCCTTTCTAGAGTATTTGCTAGAAAAACCTACAcaggttttggggtttttttacaATGTGGCACAGTTTGCACTGTTGGAAGCAAGATAGTAACAGCATGATCGCCCTTTGTCCTGAGCTCATAGACTGTGGAACTTTTAACCACATTTGGTCAGAAATATATCAAAAACATTATGGAGCCAAACCATGGAGGACAATCTTAAACAAATAGGGAGCCTGTGCGCCTCTGTGTTTAATGTCAGAAGCATTAACATAACAAATCAGTAAATGCCATGCTGTTTATCCCTCTGGGTGTTTGCTcagttatttattaattatgGTTGAAACATTAAGTTTTGGTAATGAATCCCTTTTTTAATCTATATTACAAATCTGTGTCTTCGCTTAAGTATTACCTGAATTCCACTGCGTTACACGGTGAAGCATGTGACCCATGTAAGCAGGATAACTGCAAATATGATGTTGAGGAGCCTTGGCTAAAGAGGATCAAGAATCCTCTAAAGCTCAGAGCGAGCTGACCCCTGACATCGAGTCTGCAACAGATTCACCCACTGAGCATCTGAGTTAATGGAAGattatgtttgcttttttcatgGCCTCGGAGGTGTACAGTGTGGCTATAAAACATGATGATCTGTCAGATGAAATATCAATATATCTTTATATACTTTGATATCAATCCACTATTTCAGGGATTGGAACTATTTGTTGGTATTAACAGTTAAATTGCATCACTTAAAGAAATAATCATCCACAAGTCTAATTATTATGATTCATTATGagtttacttttgatactttaagtacatttagctgataatacttttactttgtggTATCaccacttttacttaaggatcTGAATACCACTTCATTTACTACTAACATAGCAGTAATCCAATATGGACCATTTATCTATTTCCTTGATCAGATTGTTGTCAAGTGTGGGAtgacaaatacacatttgttaAGTGAATTTGTGGGAGCAGTTTTGGCCGTGTGCTTTTAATTACATAATAGAGGATTTCTGAAATATTCACTGTGTCCAGAAAGCCAGACAGTCTACACGTCATGTCTGTCGCACTTGAAACCTCAGTTGTCCTGGAGACAAACCGGACTGGTCCATCCAGTTCCTCTGTCCTCGGTGGGTATTCATCATGCCGACTGATGCTGGCTGAAATGTGAAGAATGTGTTGGCAGGAGCTTTTAACCTGCTTCACAGCGCTGAACATGCTGTACAGCTCAGATCGACGCAGGGCGTCATAAAACATGAGCAGTAACAGCTCTGGTCATCATTAGTCATTTATTAGTCTCtttcagagaggagaggcacaATGAGGGCAgcttttttatgtcttttaattGCATAGTGTATAAACTAAAACACCACTTTACGCTGTTGCCAAaggttttattatgttttattgaaacATGACAGTGTCCTGATGGCAGAGCTGTATacacaacatttcatttgattaacTTCTGCTTTCCTGCTTTCCTTTGTTCCCATTTAACTTCAGCCACAAATCAGACAGGCCCTGACCTGTGCATTAGCAAAATGCTACATGAGCACAGACATCTGACATTATGCATTATAAATATTTAGCATTCCATTGTGATGAGGTATGGATCAGTTGTAAATGGAAATGAAACCAGAGATGAAACAGAGTCATTGTGTGGACGGATGTGTGCAGTTGCTGAGAAGACAGAAGCAGTTACTATGTGTGTCAGCATTATAGATCTGCCTGAAGGCAGCTTTCATTTCAGCAGTATTTCTTCcgtagaaagtagttccaatgaaaactgttcacagtgagTCTATGTGAGATTGCGTGCACGTATTTCATTGtagtgttgcttttattttgctcaCGTATATGTTGCTTGCTCTGAGCACTGTACGCTtctgtgttgcatgttttaattGATCATTAGCATAAAGATGTCTTGATGTCAATTTTAATATTCCTGGCATGCTTATAATCTTAtttctatatactgtatattattttataGGGTGACTATGTGACAGCAGATGAAAATTTGTCTTTTGGCTAACTTTTTGTGGCTAACTCACTTCTcctgatttaaatgaataaataaataaataaaacagaatttcaTTCATCTCCAATTAATGTGCTGTAACaacttgctttaaaaaaaatctgtcactCTTACATGTAACTTTCCTTCGGGATGTTGACACCTTCACACTGAAGGCTTATTGCCGTCCCTGTCCAGTCCAACAAACCTGACAGCAGATGGTGGAGCTTTAAGAGGGTCTAAAGAGACCCAGTGACCGTCGTCTCTCCAGTGAAACTAGGGTAAGCTGAGAGATCACTTAGGACTGCAGTGAGAAGACTTAAGGAAATGAGCTTTATGAATATGGACAAATGTTTTTGAAACTGATGTTTGCTTCAAACGTTAGTCACAGTCCAAACACACTGTAGGTGGTGGCTGCTCGAGTACCTGttcaatatgaataaaatgGTTAATGCTGCATTTTACAGTCGGCTTCCTTTTTTGTGTGCCTGTATGAACCTCTGAGgtcaccttttcttttcccctcgGTGTCGATGACCTCCTTGCTGTGAGGTTGAGTTCATGTCAATGTCTGCAGTAACAGAGGagtcacacattcacagtgttGGCTGAGGGACGCCCCCCTGAGCTGCATTAAACATAGTCCCACGTTATGATTCATAATTTAGTTTTATAGAACAATGCTAgcggcgtggctctagggaAGGCTATGctggtctgtctgtcggtcggttggtccatcactttggtccagactgaaatatctcaacaactattggatggattgctattttcatggtctccagaggcTGAATCCTACTAACTTTGGTGaacctctgacttttctctcaactttagcgccaccagcaggttgacttTTGAGTTATACtaaaaactattggatggtttgCTGACAGTTTCacatattcatggtccccagaggaagaTTTTTGATAATTGTGATCTcctcctctggcgccaccatcTGGTCAAAATCTCAATTTGTCTATACTTTTCCTTACTTTTTGTTTgtacaatgaaatacaaattatatttccatcaacctcagctgtactttgtgtttagtggtaattagcaaatgttagcatgccaacagTGAAAATGGATTTATAACATTATCGttgctaaacgtcagcatgctagtattatcattgtaaacatgttagcatgctgatgtgagcATCAAGTACACACATCAGTACTCACAGAGCGGTAGactgacagaacagaacatggGACAGGAAGCAACATATACATATAATCAAATAAAGTACACAAATTCCTTACTTCCTGTTCCAGTGTGTTCACATATatacaaaacagacagataaaaaaaaagaagcattaaaAATCAGCAACAAGGgggataaataaatacattcacagtCACAGAAAACGTGTGCTTTGTGTGCTTACTGCTGGCCACTCACAACCAAAATAAGTTATTTCACAAACTAATTTACGGGGCTCCTTGCAGAATATTAGATAATCTCTTGTAAGGGCAAAATCATAATAATTTAGTAGACATTGATAAAGTAGGTAGATAAACATCAAGCTGAGTATGGAGGCAGTTTTGGTCATGTCATCATATCGTTGAGTAATGAAATGAAGCCATTTGTGTTGCAGAGTTCATCAAGCACAATAATGCCGACACAGAAACTGAATAATTGAGCAGTGATAATCGATATTTGATTCATAAAAGTCAGAAATCTTGAATATTAGTCTTTGGTTAGCTGGTGTCATCCTGTGCACAAGGACTTACTTCTGCTCTTAGGTCTCTTTAATTAGTCAAGTCTTTGCTGCCGAGCAAAGTGGATTACAATTTCTGAGCCTTTCACACAGACGCACGGAGAGATGattg is a window of Enoplosus armatus isolate fEnoArm2 chromosome 3, fEnoArm2.hap1, whole genome shotgun sequence DNA encoding:
- the LOC139283259 gene encoding uncharacterized protein C6orf132 homolog gives rise to the protein MKRGTLNFLGRKNQSLFDTNIKIKDMDNVELVLESSAIPESGTASVRARPTVKHHASSSDSFQGFAVPTPKVPLLPPVNGPKINGSVGGDRLSNGSVISVPDLVEGEIFVPPPPSMAPPPPPGTLPPPDFMGDLNSLDLSTCQPPSTPPPNPTSPAPSMKEEHLTILKPPPMAPPKPPSSCSASSVPISSPPPAKIPERPTFAPLQPPSERQHKTYKTPPPKPIRLSSISNLDSPPQTPAPPPPVQTPTLSTFNPQNTAKLFNVPKTSILSGDHDHRPKQMLFLEDSGSVKSAPVLVQVDGKAPKVATPPKPVSKDVQELKENLQITQPSQSPLPEPNKVAETGTVSAPPETDKPLQIPHRTSPQLQKVSTKDILEGSSSQSRKFSPLLDRKLRNLRGSENNGAREGSAASPLALLMAAKERDKHRSTNSLSRENSAKKNEQPSASIHPSDSSPNSFIVTPRSSLYSSLSSQERIQESPKSVSPVDHTLTIQTPEKSSSPALVKDQTPSASLAHSTNNLVEQKRNAEQSPSKSQSTQHEDNKEELSMPLLPPPPEFDDLGDIVGPPPSIPPPDPPMKKAPTPTVSFPPPALAPPPPPKPKPPAAPKLPPPDIDVKPKLQVQTKPKVTPNQLPSNLSPSQATLLSILQKKMLEMDHKMAPVKEAESSSDDWGAPLPDEDNKVPVVSRAKPQSKNFPVVNNKTPTMNMQELEGKLVKKYQETSPVKVPTSNGLKSKHQYGMTFTVRPGTKQPITLVSKGES